One window of Sinorhizobium numidicum genomic DNA carries:
- a CDS encoding thiamine pyrophosphate-binding protein — MKTGGQLIVEALVANGVKRISCVPGESYLAVLDALYDTDIDIVVCRQEGGAAMMADAWGRLTGEPGICMVTRGPGATNASAGLHVARQDSIPMILFIGQVQRDAREREAFQEIEYRRAFTELAKWVGEIDDPARIPEFVTRAFSVATSGRPGPVVLTLPEDMLTQLTEAPAARAYQPVESHPGPSQIARLEELLSQAKHPMAILGGTRWSGESVAAFQRFAERWQLPVGCSFRRQMLFDHLHPSYAGDVGIGINPALAKEIKEADLVLLIGGRFSEMPSSGYTLIDVPYPKQTLVHVHPDPAELGRVYRPDLAIAASPRDLVAALNDVRPVGEPAWSSRTKTMHEAYLKWSTPPEKGPGDVQMGPIMNWIEANTAPDTIFTNGAGNYASWLHRFHRFRRYGTQAAPASGSMGYGLPAAVAAKHLHPKRDVICFAGDGCFLMHGQEFATAIRYNLPIIVLVINNGIYGTIRMHQEREYPGRVSATDLTNPDFAALARAYGGHGETVERTEEFADAFLRARASGKPSIIEIKLDPEAITPTRTLSEIRNG; from the coding sequence ATGAAAACCGGTGGCCAGTTGATCGTGGAGGCGCTTGTCGCAAACGGGGTGAAGCGCATCTCGTGCGTTCCGGGCGAAAGCTATCTGGCGGTGCTGGATGCGCTCTACGACACCGATATCGACATCGTCGTCTGTCGGCAGGAAGGCGGCGCGGCGATGATGGCGGATGCCTGGGGCCGGCTGACGGGCGAGCCCGGCATCTGCATGGTGACCCGAGGCCCCGGAGCCACCAACGCATCCGCCGGCCTCCATGTCGCACGCCAGGATTCGATACCGATGATCCTTTTCATCGGCCAAGTGCAGCGCGATGCCCGCGAACGCGAGGCTTTCCAGGAGATCGAGTATCGCCGCGCCTTCACCGAGCTTGCGAAATGGGTCGGCGAGATCGACGATCCGGCGCGTATTCCCGAATTCGTCACCCGCGCTTTCTCCGTTGCGACCTCCGGCCGTCCCGGTCCGGTGGTGTTGACCTTGCCGGAAGACATGCTCACGCAGCTGACCGAAGCCCCCGCAGCGCGCGCCTACCAGCCGGTCGAAAGCCATCCGGGACCGAGCCAGATCGCGCGGCTGGAAGAACTTCTCTCTCAAGCGAAGCACCCGATGGCCATTCTCGGCGGCACGCGCTGGTCGGGCGAAAGCGTTGCCGCGTTCCAGCGTTTTGCCGAGCGCTGGCAGCTTCCGGTCGGTTGCTCGTTCCGCCGACAGATGCTTTTCGACCACCTGCATCCGAGCTATGCCGGCGACGTCGGCATCGGCATCAACCCGGCCTTGGCAAAGGAGATAAAGGAGGCCGATCTCGTTTTGCTCATCGGCGGCCGCTTTTCGGAAATGCCCTCCTCCGGTTACACGCTCATCGACGTGCCCTATCCGAAACAGACGCTGGTCCATGTCCATCCGGATCCGGCCGAGCTCGGCCGCGTCTATCGCCCCGATCTTGCGATCGCCGCCAGCCCGCGCGATTTGGTGGCAGCGCTCAATGACGTCAGGCCTGTAGGCGAACCGGCTTGGTCCTCCCGCACCAAGACGATGCACGAAGCCTATCTCAAATGGTCGACGCCGCCCGAGAAAGGACCCGGAGACGTGCAGATGGGGCCGATCATGAACTGGATCGAGGCGAACACGGCCCCTGACACCATCTTCACCAACGGCGCCGGCAATTACGCGAGCTGGCTGCACCGCTTCCACCGTTTCCGCCGCTATGGGACCCAGGCCGCGCCCGCTTCGGGATCCATGGGTTACGGCCTGCCCGCGGCCGTTGCGGCAAAGCACCTCCACCCGAAGCGCGACGTCATCTGCTTTGCCGGCGACGGCTGCTTCCTGATGCATGGCCAGGAGTTCGCGACCGCAATCCGCTATAACCTGCCGATCATCGTGCTCGTCATCAACAACGGCATCTACGGCACGATCCGCATGCATCAGGAGCGCGAATATCCGGGCCGCGTCAGCGCCACCGACCTTACCAATCCGGATTTCGCAGCACTTGCCCGCGCCTATGGCGGCCATGGCGAGACGGTGGAGCGGACGGAAGAATTCGCCGACGCATTCCTCCGAGCACGCGCAAGCGGCAAGCCGTCGATCATCGAGATCAAGCTCGACCCGGAGGCGATCACGCCGACCCGAACGCTGAGCGAAATCCGTAACGGTTGA
- a CDS encoding cupin domain-containing protein: MTKPHLIDREQWADKPDVWKGEFEGGIYGADVSIVFYTTDKIGGGPKLHRHPYAETFIIRAGRALFTVGDQTIEAHAGQIVVAPANVPHKFANLGPGRLETTDIHVSGAFSTEWLE, translated from the coding sequence ATGACCAAGCCTCACCTCATCGATCGGGAGCAGTGGGCGGACAAGCCCGATGTCTGGAAAGGGGAATTCGAGGGCGGCATTTACGGAGCCGACGTGTCCATCGTGTTCTACACGACCGACAAGATCGGCGGTGGCCCGAAGCTGCACCGCCATCCCTATGCCGAGACCTTTATCATTCGCGCCGGGCGCGCGCTGTTCACCGTTGGCGACCAGACGATCGAGGCGCATGCGGGGCAGATCGTCGTCGCTCCGGCCAACGTTCCGCACAAATTCGCGAATCTCGGCCCCGGTCGGCTGGAGACCACCGATATTCATGTGAGCGGTGCCTTTTCGACGGAGTGGCTGGAGTAG
- a CDS encoding TIGR01244 family sulfur transferase, which produces MDIRPINDEYSVSGQITVEDLDEIKALGFKSIVCHRPDFETPDQPTFDSIAARAEELGLEITHVPIGPMGVTADAVRGMVDALDEFPRPMLGYCRSGARSTAVYQKTQHIRG; this is translated from the coding sequence ATGGACATTCGCCCGATCAACGATGAATATTCGGTCTCCGGTCAGATCACGGTCGAGGACCTCGATGAGATCAAGGCGCTCGGCTTCAAGTCCATCGTCTGCCACCGCCCCGATTTCGAGACGCCCGATCAGCCGACCTTCGATTCGATCGCCGCGCGTGCCGAGGAACTGGGGCTGGAGATCACCCATGTTCCGATCGGCCCGATGGGGGTGACGGCGGATGCAGTGAGGGGCATGGTCGATGCGCTGGACGAATTCCCGCGACCGATGCTCGGCTATTGCCGCTCCGGTGCGCGGTCCACGGCGGTTTATCAGAAGACACAACACATTCGCGGCTGA
- a CDS encoding DUF4432 family protein: protein MQTTKGASGAESHLLFDRSSALDIAAFVVDGTDLSPGAAIPSDGDPRIERALSGFLFTCGPDHIRHPEPIDGHEGGARYPLHGSLAGTAVARTEMSADGRRCTAVTEGDLACGGRAAVERQWRVDEDARSVMLEDHVVNIGRSAFAPMIMYHMNIAGRLLGDGTHIVSPSVEGGCRAWRFGEGESAHFCVPAFAGDGRWSEVSLTALPGLEDRTLHVRFRTDTLPFLQMWRCQRGGANVISIEPASHRLAKRTELAASGELDLLEPGQRRDYALAFTVS from the coding sequence ATGCAGACGACCAAGGGCGCAAGCGGCGCGGAAAGTCACCTCCTGTTCGATCGATCGTCGGCGCTCGACATCGCTGCCTTCGTTGTCGATGGCACCGATCTTTCGCCGGGAGCGGCAATTCCCTCCGACGGTGACCCGCGTATCGAGCGCGCCCTCTCTGGTTTCCTCTTCACCTGCGGGCCCGATCACATCCGCCATCCCGAGCCGATAGACGGGCACGAGGGCGGCGCCCGCTATCCGCTGCATGGCTCGCTTGCGGGTACGGCCGTCGCCCGGACGGAAATGTCCGCCGACGGTCGCCGCTGTACCGCCGTGACGGAAGGCGATCTCGCCTGCGGCGGGAGGGCTGCCGTCGAGCGCCAATGGCGGGTCGATGAAGATGCGCGAAGCGTGATGCTCGAAGACCATGTCGTCAATATCGGCAGGTCGGCCTTCGCACCGATGATCATGTACCACATGAATATTGCGGGCCGGCTGCTCGGTGACGGCACGCATATCGTCAGCCCCTCGGTTGAAGGCGGATGCCGCGCGTGGCGCTTCGGCGAGGGGGAGAGCGCGCATTTCTGCGTTCCGGCGTTCGCCGGCGACGGCCGCTGGTCGGAGGTTTCTTTGACCGCGTTACCGGGACTCGAAGACCGCACTCTCCACGTGCGCTTCCGAACCGACACGCTGCCGTTTTTGCAGATGTGGCGCTGCCAGCGCGGCGGCGCCAATGTCATCAGCATCGAGCCCGCATCGCATCGTCTGGCAAAGCGAACGGAGCTCGCTGCGAGCGGCGAACTCGATCTGCTCGAGCCCGGCCAAAGGCGCGACTACGCACTTGCCTTCACGGTCTCCTGA
- a CDS encoding L,D-transpeptidase family protein: protein MYRPNPTTMKTGSIVTSATRIGLSLLAATSLLAVELAPARAQEGYGDYGGGGNVILITPDGEILDYMPGEDEVRPMRDHRGRTVLVDPWGNVVATVMPSDGYGADRRENGTDFYSNRRDRDRGYGYSEPGEFTGTVPDYPDAPPAEVEREELPNSLPSLGEGREEAYYDPQYQYEEPLRQPMPPAISVQGKSRAEITALQVFLDREGFSPGVIDGKMGSNVTKAIEAWQQATGETLDPNNTEDILERLRFNGGLPITTYTITAADAAGPYVASIPEDYAHKAQLPHLSFMSTAEMLGEKFHMDEAYLRELNPGVDFSIPGTTIKVINPGSNKAGKVARIVADKSRKQVLAYDDAGKLLAAYPATIGSADTPSPSGTVNVERIAFDPGYTYNPKINFQQGANDRILTLQPGPNGPVGTVWIALSRPTYGIHGTPDPSKIGKTQSHGCVRLTNWDATELGKMVSRGVTVEFVD from the coding sequence ATGTACCGCCCCAATCCCACCACCATGAAAACAGGTTCTATCGTGACGTCAGCGACCCGCATCGGCCTTTCGCTTCTCGCCGCAACCAGCCTCCTGGCTGTAGAGCTTGCGCCCGCGCGCGCGCAGGAGGGCTACGGTGACTATGGCGGCGGCGGCAACGTCATTCTCATCACGCCGGACGGCGAAATTCTCGATTACATGCCAGGCGAGGACGAGGTTCGCCCGATGCGCGACCATCGCGGCCGCACGGTTCTGGTCGACCCCTGGGGCAACGTCGTCGCCACCGTGATGCCGTCCGATGGCTACGGTGCGGACCGCCGGGAGAACGGCACCGATTTCTACTCGAACCGGCGCGACCGCGATCGCGGCTACGGCTATTCCGAGCCCGGCGAGTTCACCGGCACCGTTCCCGACTACCCGGATGCGCCGCCGGCTGAAGTCGAACGCGAGGAACTGCCGAACAGTCTTCCCTCGCTCGGCGAAGGCAGAGAGGAAGCCTACTACGACCCGCAGTACCAATATGAAGAGCCGCTGAGGCAGCCGATGCCACCGGCGATCTCCGTGCAAGGCAAATCACGCGCGGAAATCACCGCACTTCAGGTCTTTTTGGACCGCGAAGGTTTTTCGCCCGGCGTCATCGACGGCAAGATGGGCTCGAACGTCACCAAGGCGATCGAAGCCTGGCAGCAGGCGACCGGCGAGACGCTCGACCCGAACAACACCGAAGACATTCTCGAGCGCCTGCGCTTCAATGGCGGCCTGCCGATCACGACCTATACGATCACCGCCGCCGACGCGGCCGGACCTTACGTCGCTTCGATCCCGGAAGATTATGCCCATAAGGCGCAGCTTCCGCATCTTTCCTTCATGTCCACGGCCGAGATGCTCGGCGAAAAATTCCATATGGACGAGGCCTACCTGCGCGAGCTCAATCCGGGCGTCGACTTCAGCATTCCGGGGACGACGATCAAGGTGATCAATCCTGGTTCGAACAAAGCGGGCAAGGTGGCGCGGATCGTTGCCGACAAGAGCCGCAAGCAGGTGCTTGCCTATGACGATGCCGGAAAACTCCTTGCTGCCTATCCCGCCACGATTGGATCGGCGGATACGCCTTCACCCTCCGGCACCGTGAACGTCGAGCGGATCGCCTTCGACCCCGGCTATACCTATAATCCGAAGATCAATTTCCAGCAGGGCGCAAACGACAGGATCCTGACGCTGCAGCCAGGACCGAACGGGCCCGTGGGCACCGTCTGGATTGCCCTGTCGAGGCCGACCTACGGTATCCACGGAACGCCGGACCCATCGAAGATCGGTAAGACCCAGAGCCACGGATGCGTCCGTCTGACCAATTGGGACGCGACCGAACTCGGCAAGATGGTGAGCCGCGGCGTCACGGTGGAGTTCGTCGACTGA
- a CDS encoding NAD(P)/FAD-dependent oxidoreductase, translated as MAAERPLPNLWHTTAPAAPETVPLAGDRTSDVAIIGGGFTGLSAALHLAEMGVKAIVVEARMIGFGGSGRNVGLVNAGMWVKPDDLIATLGREAGNRLLGELGDGPSLVYDLVARHEMQCEAVRNGTLHMAVGAEGLKDIQDREAQWKKRGAPVEVLSAEKAQALSGAEGFAGALLDRRAGTIQPLGYARGLARAALAAGAEIFTDTPLLGAERKGDFWMLKAGRGTITARHVIIATEAYGGTIAGAPWKAHTQELTILPYFQFATNPLADNVASRILPERQGAWDTGLVMTSFRMDQQNRLVFGSIGRLDAMAEGTHRAFAARSVRKLFPYIGDFRFEYWWDGRIGMTSNNLPAMHVLAPNVVSVSGYNGRGIAPGTVFGRALARHVTGDTSAIPLAETPIAPDPWRKLKTAFYHAGAQAKHLIDRRF; from the coding sequence ATGGCGGCGGAGCGCCCTCTTCCCAATCTCTGGCATACGACAGCGCCGGCCGCCCCCGAAACCGTCCCCCTCGCAGGCGACAGGACAAGCGATGTCGCAATCATCGGCGGCGGCTTCACCGGCCTCTCCGCTGCGCTTCACCTCGCGGAGATGGGTGTGAAGGCGATAGTTGTCGAAGCGCGTATGATCGGCTTCGGCGGCTCGGGCCGCAATGTCGGTCTCGTCAATGCCGGCATGTGGGTGAAGCCGGACGACCTCATAGCCACGCTCGGCCGGGAGGCTGGAAACCGGCTGCTCGGCGAGCTCGGCGACGGCCCGTCGCTTGTCTATGATCTCGTCGCCAGGCACGAAATGCAATGCGAGGCCGTCCGCAACGGCACGCTGCATATGGCCGTTGGCGCCGAGGGCCTGAAGGACATCCAGGACCGCGAGGCGCAATGGAAGAAACGCGGTGCGCCGGTCGAAGTGCTTTCGGCCGAGAAGGCGCAGGCGCTTTCCGGAGCAGAAGGTTTCGCCGGCGCGCTGCTCGACCGCCGCGCCGGAACTATCCAGCCGCTCGGCTATGCGAGGGGTCTGGCTCGCGCAGCACTCGCCGCCGGCGCGGAGATTTTTACCGACACGCCGCTCCTTGGCGCCGAACGCAAAGGCGACTTTTGGATGCTGAAAGCCGGCCGGGGCACGATAACCGCCCGCCACGTCATCATTGCGACCGAGGCTTACGGCGGAACCATAGCTGGCGCGCCGTGGAAGGCCCACACGCAGGAATTGACGATCCTTCCCTATTTCCAGTTCGCGACCAATCCTCTCGCGGACAATGTCGCGAGCCGTATTCTGCCGGAGCGCCAGGGCGCCTGGGACACAGGCCTCGTCATGACCTCCTTCCGCATGGACCAGCAGAATCGCCTGGTCTTCGGCTCGATCGGCCGGCTCGATGCGATGGCCGAAGGCACGCACCGCGCCTTTGCCGCCCGCTCTGTACGCAAGCTCTTCCCCTATATCGGCGATTTCCGCTTCGAATACTGGTGGGACGGCCGCATCGGCATGACCAGCAACAACCTGCCGGCGATGCACGTGCTGGCACCAAACGTCGTTTCAGTGAGTGGCTACAACGGCCGCGGCATCGCGCCCGGAACCGTCTTCGGCCGCGCCCTTGCCCGCCACGTCACTGGCGACACCTCCGCAATCCCGCTCGCCGAGACGCCGATTGCGCCGGATCCCTGGCGGAAGCTCAAAACCGCCTTCTACCACGCCGGCGCTCAGGCCAAGCACCTCATCGACCGGCGCTTCTGA
- a CDS encoding ParA family protein: MAVITFANAKGGAGKTTAALILSTELARQGNRVVVLDADPQRWITSWSEVSGNIANLEVISHVTPASLPCHIRELKDQADFIVIDLAGAKDAIVALALGLSDQVLIPVQGCAMDARGAVQILELIRQIEQKARVRINHSVVLTRVNSLVTTRALQAIKTLLASRGVSVLDTPIIERTAYREIFECGGTLQTMDASRVSNLDKARENAFALAREIQSLLPVMAKRSLASRLRWALPRAA; this comes from the coding sequence ATGGCCGTCATCACATTCGCCAACGCAAAAGGTGGCGCCGGCAAGACGACTGCGGCACTGATCCTGTCGACTGAGCTGGCGCGACAGGGAAACCGCGTCGTGGTGCTCGATGCGGATCCGCAACGCTGGATCACCAGTTGGTCGGAAGTTTCCGGCAATATCGCCAATCTCGAAGTGATCTCGCACGTCACGCCGGCCTCGCTGCCCTGTCATATCCGTGAGCTGAAGGATCAGGCCGACTTCATCGTCATCGACCTCGCCGGTGCCAAGGACGCGATCGTTGCGCTGGCGTTAGGGCTTTCCGATCAGGTGCTGATCCCGGTTCAGGGCTGTGCCATGGACGCCCGCGGCGCCGTTCAGATCCTGGAGCTCATTCGCCAAATCGAGCAAAAGGCCAGAGTCCGCATCAATCATTCGGTTGTGCTGACCCGCGTCAATTCCCTGGTGACGACGCGGGCGCTGCAGGCGATCAAGACGCTGCTGGCTTCGCGCGGGGTTTCGGTCCTTGATACGCCGATCATCGAGCGCACGGCCTATCGCGAGATCTTCGAATGCGGCGGCACCTTGCAGACGATGGACGCGAGCCGCGTCAGCAATCTCGACAAGGCGCGTGAAAACGCATTCGCGCTCGCCCGCGAGATACAGTCATTGCTCCCGGTCATGGCAAAGCGCTCCCTGGCCTCGCGCTTGCGTTGGGCCTTGCCGCGCGCGGCGTGA
- a CDS encoding iron-containing alcohol dehydrogenase, which yields MTITANWSYPTAVKFGAGRIKELADHCKALGMKKPLLVTDRGLAPMPITQNALDILEAGGLGRAIFADVDPNPNDKNLEAGVKAFKDGGHDGVVAFGGGSGLDLGKCVAFMAGQTRPVWDFEDIGDWWTRASVESIAPIVAVPTTAGTGSEVGRASVITNSASHVKKVIFHPKFLPGVTICDPELTVGMPKVITAGTGMDAFAHCLEAYSSPFYHPMSAGIALEGMRLVKEYLPRAYENGSDIEARAHMMSAAAMGAVAFQKGLGAIHSLSHPVGAIYNTHHGMTNAVVMPPVLRFNRPAIEEKIARAAAYLGIAGGFDGFYGYVLKLRYELGVPDKLSALGVGTDRIDEMAEMAIVDPTAGGNPVELTLDAAKRLFAECI from the coding sequence ATGACGATTACCGCCAACTGGAGCTATCCGACCGCCGTCAAGTTCGGCGCCGGCCGGATCAAGGAGCTTGCCGATCATTGCAAGGCGCTCGGCATGAAGAAGCCTCTGCTCGTGACGGACCGGGGGCTTGCGCCGATGCCGATCACGCAAAATGCGCTCGATATTCTCGAGGCCGGCGGTCTCGGCCGGGCGATTTTTGCGGACGTCGATCCGAACCCGAACGACAAGAACCTGGAAGCCGGCGTGAAGGCATTCAAGGACGGCGGCCACGACGGCGTCGTCGCCTTCGGCGGCGGCTCCGGTCTCGATCTCGGCAAATGCGTCGCCTTCATGGCCGGCCAGACGCGGCCGGTCTGGGATTTCGAGGACATCGGCGACTGGTGGACGCGCGCCAGCGTCGAAAGCATCGCACCGATCGTTGCGGTGCCGACGACCGCCGGCACCGGCTCCGAAGTTGGGCGGGCCAGCGTCATCACCAATTCGGCAAGCCATGTGAAGAAGGTGATCTTCCACCCGAAATTCCTGCCGGGCGTGACGATTTGCGATCCGGAACTGACGGTCGGGATGCCGAAGGTGATCACCGCCGGCACCGGCATGGACGCCTTCGCGCATTGCCTGGAAGCCTATTCTTCGCCCTTCTACCATCCGATGTCGGCGGGCATCGCGCTTGAAGGCATGCGGCTCGTCAAGGAATATCTGCCGCGTGCTTATGAGAACGGCAGCGATATTGAAGCGCGCGCCCATATGATGAGTGCTGCCGCAATGGGTGCGGTCGCGTTCCAGAAAGGGCTCGGCGCGATCCACTCGCTCTCCCACCCGGTCGGCGCGATCTACAATACCCATCACGGCATGACCAATGCGGTGGTGATGCCGCCGGTGCTCCGCTTCAACCGTCCGGCAATCGAAGAGAAGATCGCCCGAGCTGCTGCCTATCTCGGCATTGCCGGCGGCTTTGACGGTTTCTACGGTTATGTCTTGAAGCTCAGGTACGAACTTGGCGTGCCGGACAAACTCTCGGCGCTCGGCGTCGGGACCGACCGCATCGACGAGATGGCGGAAATGGCGATCGTCGATCCGACGGCCGGCGGCAACCCGGTCGAATTGACGCTCGATGCGGCGAAGAGGCTTTTCGCCGAGTGCATCTAA
- a CDS encoding aldehyde dehydrogenase family protein has translation MTMIKCISPVNGEVYAERPAMPLELAKQAVSHARLAQKSWAKRPVEERVKLVLAGVARLNEMADEVVPELAWQMGRPVRYGGEFKGFNERSNYVASIAADALKPLVIEESERFERRIEREPHGVVFVIAPWNYPYMTAINTVAPALMAGNTVIIKHASQTILVGERMVRAFVEAGVPADVFQNLFLDHETTAALIAAKSFDFINFTGSVEGGRSIERAAAGTFTGLGLELGGKDPGYVMGDADLDAAVDTLMDGATYNSGQCCCGIERIYVHESLYDAFVEKSVAWVSNYKLGNPLDPETTLGPMANKRFAATVRHQIADAVSKGAKALIDPKLFPEDDGGAYLAPQILVDVDHSMEFMREETFGPAVGIMKVRNDSEAIDLMNDCQYGLTVSLWTKDAERAARIGRDLETGTVFMNRADYLDPALCWTGVKETGRGGSLSILGFHNLTRPKSYHLKKATA, from the coding sequence ATGACGATGATCAAATGCATTTCCCCGGTGAACGGCGAAGTTTACGCCGAGCGGCCCGCAATGCCGCTTGAGCTCGCCAAGCAGGCGGTGTCGCATGCGCGTCTCGCGCAGAAAAGCTGGGCGAAGCGCCCGGTCGAGGAGCGGGTCAAGCTGGTGCTCGCCGGTGTCGCGCGGCTCAACGAGATGGCCGACGAGGTAGTGCCGGAGCTCGCCTGGCAGATGGGCCGGCCGGTGCGCTACGGCGGCGAGTTCAAGGGCTTCAACGAGCGTTCCAACTACGTCGCCTCGATCGCCGCCGATGCGCTGAAGCCGCTTGTCATAGAGGAGAGCGAGCGCTTCGAGCGGCGCATCGAGCGCGAGCCGCATGGCGTCGTCTTCGTCATCGCGCCGTGGAACTACCCTTACATGACGGCGATCAACACGGTTGCCCCGGCGCTGATGGCGGGCAACACCGTGATTATCAAGCATGCCAGCCAGACGATCCTCGTCGGCGAGCGTATGGTGCGCGCCTTCGTCGAGGCGGGCGTCCCGGCCGATGTCTTCCAGAACCTCTTTCTCGATCACGAGACAACGGCGGCGCTGATTGCCGCCAAGAGCTTCGACTTCATCAATTTTACCGGTTCGGTCGAAGGCGGACGCTCGATCGAGCGGGCGGCGGCCGGCACCTTCACGGGGCTCGGGCTGGAGCTCGGCGGCAAGGATCCCGGCTATGTGATGGGGGACGCCGATCTCGATGCGGCCGTGGACACCTTGATGGACGGCGCGACCTACAATTCCGGCCAATGCTGCTGCGGCATAGAGCGCATCTACGTGCATGAGTCGCTCTACGACGCCTTCGTCGAGAAATCGGTCGCCTGGGTTTCGAACTACAAGCTCGGCAACCCGCTCGACCCGGAGACGACGCTCGGGCCGATGGCGAACAAGCGCTTTGCCGCGACCGTGCGCCATCAGATCGCCGACGCGGTTTCAAAGGGCGCCAAGGCACTCATCGATCCCAAGCTCTTCCCAGAGGATGACGGCGGCGCCTATCTCGCGCCGCAGATCCTCGTCGATGTGGACCATTCCATGGAGTTCATGCGCGAGGAGACCTTCGGGCCGGCCGTCGGCATCATGAAGGTCAGGAACGATTCCGAAGCAATCGACCTGATGAACGACTGCCAGTACGGCCTCACCGTTTCGCTCTGGACGAAAGACGCGGAACGCGCCGCGCGGATCGGCCGCGATCTCGAAACCGGCACCGTGTTCATGAACCGTGCGGACTATCTCGATCCGGCGCTCTGCTGGACCGGGGTCAAGGAGACCGGCCGCGGCGGTTCGCTCTCGATCCTCGGCTTCCACAATCTCACCCGCCCGAAATCCTACCACCTGAAGAAAGCAACCGCATGA
- a CDS encoding glutamine synthetase family protein codes for MSYSFEELKEDVASGRIDTVLACQVDMQGRLMGKRFHAEYFVDSGWKETHSCNYLLATDMEMETVAGYKATSWEKGYGDYTMKPDLSTLRRIPWLEGTALVLCDVLDHHTHEEVPHSPRAILKKQVARLEAMGLKPFMASELEFFLFDQSYDDARLSGYRDLQLASGYNEDYHIFQTTKEEDVMRAIRNGLQGAGIPVENSKGEASAGQEEINVRYADALTMADRHAIIKNGCKEIAWSRGKAITFLAKWNYAAAGSSSHIHQSLWSVDGETPLFFDKNAPFGMSDLMRHYVAGLLTHASEITYFLAPYINSYKRFMAGTFAPTKAIWSKDNRTAGYRLCGEATKAIRIECRVGGSDLNPYLAFAALIAAGISGIENKMELEAPFVGDAYHGKDVREIPHTLRAATEALAGSQMLRTAFGEDVIEHYAHAARWEQEEYDRRVTDWEVARGFERA; via the coding sequence ATGAGCTACTCGTTCGAAGAATTGAAAGAGGATGTCGCCAGCGGCCGCATCGACACGGTGCTCGCCTGCCAGGTGGACATGCAGGGCCGGCTGATGGGCAAGCGTTTTCACGCGGAATACTTCGTCGATAGTGGCTGGAAGGAAACGCATAGCTGCAATTACCTGCTTGCGACCGACATGGAGATGGAAACCGTCGCCGGCTACAAGGCGACGAGTTGGGAGAAGGGTTACGGCGACTATACGATGAAGCCGGACCTTTCGACGCTGCGGCGCATTCCGTGGCTCGAGGGCACGGCGCTAGTGCTGTGCGACGTACTCGATCACCACACCCACGAGGAAGTCCCTCATTCGCCGCGTGCCATCCTCAAGAAGCAGGTCGCGCGCCTTGAGGCGATGGGTCTAAAGCCCTTCATGGCGAGCGAGCTCGAGTTCTTCCTCTTCGATCAGTCCTATGACGATGCGCGGCTGTCCGGCTATCGCGATCTACAGCTCGCCAGCGGCTACAACGAGGACTACCACATCTTCCAGACGACCAAGGAAGAGGACGTGATGCGGGCGATCCGCAATGGTCTTCAGGGCGCCGGCATTCCAGTGGAGAATTCAAAGGGCGAAGCCTCCGCCGGCCAAGAGGAAATCAACGTCCGCTACGCTGACGCGTTGACGATGGCCGACCGTCACGCGATCATCAAGAACGGCTGCAAGGAGATCGCATGGTCGCGCGGCAAGGCGATCACCTTCCTTGCCAAGTGGAACTATGCCGCGGCGGGCTCGTCCTCGCACATCCACCAATCGCTCTGGAGCGTCGACGGCGAGACGCCGCTGTTCTTCGATAAGAACGCGCCTTTCGGCATGTCGGACCTCATGCGCCATTACGTCGCCGGTCTGCTCACCCATGCGAGCGAGATCACCTATTTCCTTGCGCCCTATATCAACTCCTACAAGCGCTTCATGGCCGGCACTTTCGCGCCGACCAAGGCGATCTGGAGCAAGGACAACCGCACGGCCGGCTATCGCCTCTGTGGCGAAGCCACGAAGGCAATCCGCATCGAATGCCGGGTCGGAGGCTCCGATCTCAACCCGTATCTGGCCTTTGCCGCTTTGATCGCAGCCGGCATATCCGGTATCGAGAACAAGATGGAACTGGAGGCGCCCTTCGTCGGCGACGCCTACCATGGCAAGGACGTGCGCGAAATTCCGCACACGCTGCGGGCCGCGACGGAGGCACTGGCGGGCTCGCAGATGCTACGCACGGCTTTCGGCGAAGACGTGATCGAACACTATGCGCATGCCGCGCGCTGGGAGCAGGAAGAATACGACCGGCGCGTCACGGACTGGGAAGTCGCGCGCGGTTTTGAAAGGGCTTAA